One Halostagnicola kamekurae DNA segment encodes these proteins:
- the gvpF gene encoding gas vesicle protein GvpF, with product MFVLDDLLFGPFVNILDAIHTVALDELYDIEALEDERKENRLLYELGERSETEYRARKEAIEDELEVAREAHEHLRSGRVEVKR from the coding sequence GTGTTCGTCCTCGACGACCTTCTCTTCGGGCCGTTCGTGAACATCCTCGACGCGATCCACACCGTCGCACTCGACGAGCTCTACGACATCGAGGCGCTCGAGGACGAACGGAAGGAGAACCGGCTCCTGTACGAACTCGGCGAGCGATCGGAGACGGAGTATCGCGCCCGAAAGGAAGCGATCGAGGACGAACTCGAGGTCGCCCGCGAAGCCCACGAACACCTGCGGAGCGGACGCGTCGAGGTGAAACGATAG
- a CDS encoding GvpL/GvpF family gas vesicle protein, translated as MTNRYVYGIVESGANLEFETDAVGGADRVYTVPHRRYEAVVSDIDTTEPEETDEDARRHDEVLREIMARTNGHPIVPMRFGMAFESNRALKNVIRGARPAFRRAIRDIEGRIELGLKLVTEADADVDREAIEEIVADALEPLAVKSVENDDFSDRLVLNRSYLVEESAREQFDEAVAELEDSPDLEDVIVQYTGPFAPYSFVDVTIGAR; from the coding sequence GTGACCAACCGCTACGTCTACGGCATCGTCGAGTCGGGCGCGAACCTCGAGTTCGAAACCGACGCCGTGGGGGGCGCAGATCGAGTCTACACCGTCCCGCACCGCCGGTACGAAGCGGTCGTCTCGGACATCGACACGACCGAACCGGAGGAGACGGACGAGGACGCGAGACGCCACGACGAGGTCCTCCGCGAGATCATGGCGCGGACGAACGGCCATCCGATCGTCCCGATGCGGTTCGGGATGGCCTTCGAGAGCAACCGAGCGCTGAAGAACGTCATTCGAGGCGCTCGGCCGGCGTTCCGACGCGCGATCCGCGATATCGAGGGTCGGATCGAACTCGGACTCAAGCTGGTCACCGAAGCGGACGCCGACGTCGATCGCGAGGCGATCGAGGAGATCGTCGCAGACGCACTCGAGCCGCTGGCCGTCAAGTCGGTCGAGAACGACGACTTCAGCGATCGGCTCGTCCTCAACCGGTCGTACCTCGTCGAGGAATCGGCGCGCGAACAGTTCGACGAGGCCGTCGCGGAACTCGAGGACAGCCCCGATCTCGAGGACGTAATCGTCCAGTATACGGGCCCGTTCGCCCCCTACAGCTTCGTCGACGTGACGATCGGGGCGCGGTGA
- the gvpH gene encoding Hsp20/alpha crystallin family protein → MTDEPPPDDDRSDEPDENRRDGPDGNRPDAPDENRRDEKNRNRPGASGGDRSGESDDRRDQSGDDDHWLSSLLGLLDALDRSASGSTSDRRGGRFGFEYDVSIDSGLESPGSADGRPPVRSPDGFREPPGGRDPGSRSSRTRRRRPSPPPHHVSVRRFDDELVLAADISGADPETVTVGFSGSGDDTALVVGVGDRELERVDVPWEPSSVETDARIKNGVLTVTVSSGPADGEADARSDDPGSGGDRRD, encoded by the coding sequence GTGACCGATGAACCGCCACCTGACGACGACCGATCGGACGAACCGGATGAGAACCGACGGGACGGGCCCGATGGAAACCGACCGGACGCGCCGGATGAAAACCGACGAGACGAGAAGAATAGAAACCGACCGGGTGCGTCGGGCGGAGATCGGTCGGGGGAATCCGACGACCGGCGCGATCAGTCGGGGGACGACGACCACTGGCTCTCGAGTCTCCTCGGGCTTCTCGACGCGCTAGATCGGTCCGCGAGCGGGTCCACATCCGATCGGCGCGGCGGCCGGTTCGGCTTCGAGTACGACGTCTCGATCGATTCGGGACTCGAGTCGCCAGGGTCCGCGGACGGACGGCCACCGGTTCGCTCGCCCGACGGGTTTCGAGAGCCTCCCGGCGGGCGCGATCCCGGGTCTCGATCCTCCCGAACGCGTCGGCGTCGCCCGTCGCCCCCGCCACATCACGTCTCGGTCCGACGGTTCGACGACGAGCTGGTGCTCGCCGCCGACATTTCCGGCGCGGACCCCGAGACGGTAACGGTCGGATTCAGCGGGAGCGGCGACGACACCGCGCTCGTCGTCGGCGTCGGCGACAGGGAACTCGAGCGCGTCGACGTGCCGTGGGAGCCGTCGTCTGTGGAAACGGACGCGCGAATCAAAAACGGAGTTCTGACCGTGACCGTCTCGAGCGGTCCCGCTGACGGGGAGGCGGACGCGAGATCCGACGACCCAGGTTCGGGTGGTGATCGACGTGACTGA